The genomic region TTAAAGTTTTCATTTACTCCGTCTGCCTGTAAACGTAACTAACACATTACTGATAAACCGTTAAATCTACATTTCTTTAACTACATTCGTACTTACTTTTCTTAGATTCGTTATAGTTAACTACAATCGTAATTACCTTTCTTACATACGTTATAACAAAAACCGTAAATCTTGTCATTATCATCCATCCATCCCTACCTCTAACACTCTAAACCCTTAATTATCATCCATCCATCCCTACCTCTAACACTCTAAACCCTTTTAAGTTTTAGATGCATGACTACTTTTTGAAAATTGACGAAGGCGGCATGAAGACGTGACATTTTCTCTATAGGTTCATGGACTTGGACGAGAATCTTGaccattttgtttgatttttggaAACTTATTGGAGGCAGGACAGAATTTGACGAATTTTAGCTGCCACTATTGACATTATATGTACTAATGTTTGCTAATAAAAACATGAAGAATGTTGTAATAATAGTGCTCAATTATTAGCTCCTTATATAGTAGTGCTCAATTATTAGCTCCTTATATTTTCTTTTCGAATATAAcaccaacaacaatatcaaagCCTGTCctaatcccaaaatgattggggTCAGTTGACATGAATCATCATGGGTGACACACTCAAAAAGCGAAAATATAGTAAaggaaaagtgaaaaaaaaaaaaaatggggagtgaaacataatacaaaagttaagttaaacttataggttttaaaattgaagcccatattttttttataaaagagTAAATTGATAAACAGTACCAATATAAAGACCTTTTTTGTAAAtagtaccaacataatcaataattcatAATTAATACTCCatttgtctcagtcatttgttatctatccatttcggcacaaagaccaagaaaataaataacaattgaccaggacggagggagtaccaAAATATTATGAACTATTGATTATGTAATTGATACTGTTTATAAAAATGACTCCAATATATTGGTATTGTTTATCAATTTACtctttattaaaaattataatttaaatcgtgaataaagattaaaacgatttttgaaattcgaaaaaaaaaatactctCTTTGTGGCTTTTGATTTCCATGCGTTCATTatctttattatttcatatattgGTCACATTGTTACAACAATGAATAAAGATAATAATTGGCCGGTAAATAAAATTACAAGCAAGTTGATTAATATTAGTAACACTTtacaacgaaaaaaaaaaagtccgTAAAATGGTACTCCCTCTATACCAGGTCAATGGTAACATGGTAAAAATGGGATTTTTAAGAAAAGAAGGTAAAAACAGGGGTAAAGAGGAAAAAAAATAGGTggagtaaatatcgacgacgtttttatTCCAAAAGACAATTTTGGCCttcacatctcactaactctcTTCTTTACCCTCTAACTCCAAAAATCCCCAAATATTCCCAACATCaaacaccatcaccatcaccacctCCTACCACCACACCGTCACCAGACGCCGCCACTGCCGTTTACCGTCGCCACCGCTACTGTTcatattcgtttttttttttttttttttttgtaattagttttgaaagatagattgttgtttgtattattgtaattgtattgttgtttttgttggcgaatcttttgctaattagttgtaatTGTATAGTTGTTTGCGTAGAATAAGTCAATTATATGTCGAATAATATTTTTGTTGGTGTCGAATTTGAGTCGAAAAAAATGGGGAAGGGGACACCATGGATGAAACGTGAGAATTGGTTGTTTCATCCATGGTGAAATGTGAATTTTGGACGTTTGGCCATGGAGGAACGATGGTTTTCGTCATTTGCCCATGGACAAACGTTGGAATCCCACGTTTGGCcacggtgaatttttttttttttaaaaaaaaaaattaaaaaaaaaaaaaattcccgtGGCCAAACGTGGGATTCCAATTTGGTCCATGGTGAACGTGGATTTCCATTGTTTGGACCATGGTGAACGTTGatttccaacgtttggaccatggGTTGAACGTTGGATTTCAACTTTGGTCCATGGTTCAACTTTCGGGGGACAAATTTCAGATTTATGCAGAAAAATCGCAATGTTTGCTATTACTAAGTTAATATGTGACGTAAATTAATTATCGAACAGATTTAACAGTGcgaaaaaaaaattaaccaaataatgaagcgattaagttgtttaagTACCGCTGATTCGGGATCCGTcatgttgttaattgttgttgttggttttttttttaatttagttgatttttagttgaatttgagaggaaattttttagagagagaaagtgtttgATGGGTGGAAGGGCaattatcgtttttttttttaaaaaacgtcgtcgatataaatcagccccctttgtgtaaatatcaaaagggtataaggataatttggtaatattgtgggccaaataaggaatgttaccattgATATGGTACGACCGTATTAAGTAAATGTTATCATTGGTCTGATATGGAGGGAAGTACTATATATGATTTACAAATGTCACAAAACCATGTTTATGTTGACTgagaaaaataatataaatacaaaaaaaaacatatataGCCAAATGTCATTAAGAAGGTCGCATTAAGTTAACTGGGAAGAACCTATAATTGGGAAAGAAATATTATTGCAGATATCAATTAACTTAGTTGGTAAAGTTATTAACGGTGATATTTATCACTATTGACCTATGTTGGTTAGCTAGCATCAAAATCACCTTTATAAGAGCATCTCTAATGGTTAAGCAAAAGGACTTACTTGCAAATAAAAAAGTTTTCAAGCTacttgcttaaccattggagcaCTTTACATGTACTAGCTTAAATTGAGctagtagctccatggagctattagctcaaatgggcctacaagaaaaaatctaccaattaaaacaacacttaaatatttttactttttattttcTAGGTAAAATAAGTAAATGTATTAATTAAAAGGGTGTTGTGGAAGGTAGTTGACATATGGGTCCATTTAAGCCACAACACTAACTTACCATTGTAGTAGTTTGTAGCTTAAAAATATTGTAGCTTGAAAATCTtatgtggcaaaggtaagctagtggcaactagcttaccattgaagATGCTCTAACTCCCTTTACCTCAGAAAAAAAAAGTATTATTCTTTGATTGGTTGCTCATCTCACATCATTATATGATTTGTTACTCATGGATCTTTTTTATAATGGTAGTATTGTGCGTGAACGTTGTTGTATGATGATAAACATTGATCATTTTATGTTAAAATGTTATCACCTTAAAATTAGTAACTTTATTAAAAATAGTCACTTTTTAAAGATAAATGGTCAATTTTTGATACGATCGCACCATATAACGTATAATTTGTATAATTAATAATGGTGGTCCGACCAATATTTCATCAGATTATCTTCCCCTAATAATGATTTGTAGACTTGTAGGTTGTAGTATTATACTACTCATAGATTAATTAATGGAGTAATTAAATACTATATTTGAACCAATAGTTTGATTTCATAGATAATTTATTCACACACTTGATCGAGTGTAGTGTGAATAGCGATATAATGGCCTACATACACAAAGTTTGGCATCATCTTGGTTATTTAATTACTATACTATTCATGATAATTATTGCTTGtatgatggaaacataatgatAATCATTCTAGAAAAAAAGTAACCATTACCCCTAAAAGTCCTAAAATCGTACAATTGatttaacaaaaataatattttattttgcgTTGATTAAGAGTATTCCTTACCGACAGTTATTGGACCAATCTTTCTCAAAATATAACTTACTTGTTAATAGATAAACCCTTCTCTAATTTAGCTCTTTCATTCGCAAAAGAGCCaaatatcaaaccctaaaaccactTATTTAAGAGATCAAAATCCTTACTATTCATACCAACAAACTTTGGTAACAAAAAATAATGTGAAAGAGAAGAAAATTAGTGCCCTAAATTACTTTTAATTGGTCCCATTATCTTTTGTCTCTCTATCAATCACTTTCTCACTAATCACTATGAATCAATTCAAATAATGAAATTGATCTACTATCTTCCTCCTCTTTTCCTCATTACACATAAATCTTACCTTCTCccatcaaaaaaaataaaaattccaCACCTCTCCTAAAAAAATTACCTATATATTTATTATATCGTCTCAGTTTTCCATCATTATTTTTACATAAATACATCAACCAGAGCGAGTCCAGAACTAATTTAAACTAGTTCTATTATCCTAATTGTAAACATGTCTAAAAATGGCATAAACGGCGATACCGGGGAGGGTAGGACCCACCAAATAAGGCAATCAACGGGTCCAATAAGCCGGTACGAGTCCCAAAAGAGACGAGATTGGAACACGTTTAGCCAATACTTGAAAAACCTACGTCCACCCGTGTCGGTCATGTCCCATTGTACGGACAGCAACATCTTAGATTTTCTTAGGTACTTGGATCAATTTGGTAAGACTAAGGTGCACCACTTGGGTTGCGTGTTTTTCGGGCAACCTGACCCGCCTGCCCCGTGTACGTGCCCCGTTAAGCAGGCATGGGGTAGCCTTGATGCCCTCATTGGCCGGCTTCGGGCTGCCTATGAGGAGAACGGAGGCCCGCCCGAGACTAACCCGTTTGCAAGCGGGACTATTCGGGTTTATTTGAGGGAGGTTAGGGATTCTCAAGCTAAGGCTAGAGGTGTCCCGtacaagaagaaaaagaagaggagGACGACTCCGATGAAAGGTGCAACGACTCCCGTTGTTACTACTGTTActgataattataataataatgataattattataattataataatgataataatgctACTAGTTCTTCAAGGTCTCCTTAatttgcaataataataataataataataatctatcgAGTACTCggttattatatttatattttatatataattttgTTTAATGTTGACGAGTTTTGTGTAAGGGTATTAAATATGTACCAATTGTAAAATACTCCCTTATTAAAATTTCAGGGTTCAGGTCAGTTTTGATGTAGACAAGTTTTGTTGCAGGGTACGGTACGTCTCCGTATTAATTAAACGAGCTTGATCATATATAGCAAATATATATAGGTAGGTAATGTCCATTTAAATGGACGGTCATATTATCATCCCTCAATTTCAATTTCATTTCCTAAATGCATACCTAGCTATAATTATGTTTTGTCTTTTTTTCCTCAGTGTACTCCGTATTTTTTAccgtttgtaaaaaaaaaaaaaattaggtaaGATAAAATTAACAAGActtgcttgttttttttttttttttttttttttttactgtttcATTCGCTGTTAGGGtgcgagagttttagaaagaggcaaattatattactaaattagaaGAAATcgaaaatttcaattaaaaataTGATTAAATTTTTATTGTTCAGAGAGGTGGACGTTCACGTTAACTCCCTTGAATTGGTAAATTGATTGATGTGAAAAATAAGGAAAATGCATAGAAGTTGCTTATTAGCTCCACCCACATGAAAATAAGAGTGCGTAAAATATAGTAAAACCCTAGGTTGGCTAGGCATGACCTTGGTGGagccaaaaccctaattttttatgCACTAATTTACTATTTACTTTAAGGTAACAAATGCAAAAAGACAACATATTGTTATTGTTTACTTTAAGTTTACTACAGTATACATAGGTTAATTTGTGATATGTTTATTACGGAGTATTACTTTCTCCTTCCCAGTAAACAGAGGAGGTAATTCCTTAATTGTCTTTTAAAATGTTCATTTTTATTAGTATTAGATATATACTTTGTACGGAGTATAATTTTATCACTTTTGACATATGACACAGACACAACACATATAACACATTTACACATTCTCATACGGAGTAATAATATACTAACGCGTTATTCTTATAATAAGTTCGATCATGATATTCATggaattactttttttttttccaaactcCAGTATTTTTCACATATACTCTGTTTATGTTAGTGGCGGCTCTTAAATATGTTTAGTGACTTTTTTAATTAATACATATACTATCGACCACTCACGATCGTCTTACATTTCTACTTAATAATAACTCATTTTATGTTACTATTGATTATTTAAGAACTCTTATAAAGAACCATTTTAATTAATGATTATGAGGAAGCAAGCTACGGTCAACTCTATGCaatattttatttcaaaaaaaaaaaaaagctagacTTTAAAAACTTCACACTAAAGTTTTAGTATCAAAAGTATACATTCATGCAAGTATATTCGTACTCGTACGTATTTACTCGTATGCTTCAATTTAGTAGATGTCCATAAATGTTACTCATAAAATTCACACTAAAGTTTTAAGTTTATTCACCCTTACGAGTTATGAGGACGATTGACGACTTCCATAACGTCGTCTTTAATGTCTACATGTCACCATGGTAAAAAAGATGACTAAGATTTTTCATTTTTCGCATATTTATTAAGAAAAAAAGTTACAAATTAAATTCTACCGTTACATTACACCCCATAAAATCGAGTCAAATTTATGTTGTCCATCTCAAACAATGTCAAATTTGAATTATATTTCTCACAATGTAtatcataataatattattttacatACAAAATATAGTCAAATGAGTTATAACTTATAATAAGGGCAGTGCATCGAAAGGGAATCGAATTTGAATTTGCGTATCTATCATCAAGAGCTTAAACAATGTACGTATTAGATTTCATGTCCCATTCTATTATTGTTTTGCTTTATATTATAGTATCAAAAATAGTGCTTTGTTTTAATATTGTGCACTATCTTATGCCTACCAATAAAGTTAATAAATATTCACAATTATTATGTTAAATGGTCGCGGGTCGCATCATATACATAGAATATATTACAACATGGTCAATTATGGGGTAGCATGCAAAAAACGATAACTATTAGAGGGACCCTAGAGATCAGCTATTCCATTTGCATTCAAATTCTTTACTTAAGTCATTTGCTTGCTCAATTAGTCTCTCGATATTAAGACTGATATATCCCTCATAAGATTAAAATGGGCAAAATAGGAACCCACGCCTATGCACTTACATAAATAGGACAAGATTTTCGTGAATAATATCTAGACGTTCTCCTTTTATCTTATCTATTAGTCTATTACATTATTATATTTGACTTCTTTTAAGTTTATTAAGAATTTATGGCTTTTGGAATAACGTCCTTCTAATTATTGTAGCATGCAATCATGCATGTCTCTTTCTTGCTTTCTAGGTTAGCAAATCAGGCAAATTATGTGATTTATATCTATATCATATGATTATTTTAGTATGCATAACCATTGATTAGTTGTACTAATTTTTAAGCTATGGTGATGGTACATTTTAAGGCATATACAAATACGTGGTAATGGTAGACCAAATGTTATGTTCATGGTATATAATTCTCGAGCATAAAATTATTGCACTTTTAAGTAGGCAGAGCGTGGATTCGATATCCAATCTAGAAATTCCAAAGGATAGTTTACTTGAATGAAGGGTTGGAATAATGTTGAATACGATAATTTGTACTACTCGTATGTATGTATTTTTTATTTCCAATTGATATATAACAAGGCTATAGTTCCACACTTCCACCacataatgatttttgaagttgCGAACTTAAAAAGGTGCCAAAACAATTTCCCTTCCTTCAAAAACAGGTTTATCTATCAATATACATTGTAATGTTTAGTACTTTTGTATGACACAACTTAAAGCTTCTAATATACGACAATTCACTTACCGTCCTAAAACCCGATTCTATCTATCTCTACTAATGAAATGATCAGTTAGCGTCATGTCGTGGATAAATTTGTCACGAGTTCATTTGAACTTACAAGCAGTGAATCAATAGAAATGCGCGCTGTAAGCAAAGACAAGGGACGGGTCTGCTCCTATTATAGTTTTAGCGAATAGATACAACTTGTTAACATAAGAAACAACAAGCGGGGATAGCTCAGTTGGGAGAGCGTCAGACTGAAGATCTGAAGGTCACGTGTTCGATCCACGTTCACCGCAATctatttatttttaaattttttaaaaaattcctGTGATCCGGTAAGCTTACAGATTAAGGGTTCGATCCCCGTTCAACGCAAATTATTTTTTCATTACATAATATTCAATGCAAAACTTTTCCTTGATTCCGTATTGAATTAATCAGtttggaaaaataaaataataaaatttcgCTATGAAACTTTATTTTACCCATGTGGTGCGAACTTTCAGCGACGAATAAAGGAAGCAGCCAAACTTGTGGGGCGCTGCCAGGGGTCGATTGAGAGTGTCATCCACGCTTTAGTGCAATGCCTATATGTGCAGGACATATGGGAGGTGGCATGTATGATCTTAGGGGCCTGCTGGAATTCGAGAAACAATGATATTCATGGAAGGGATCGACTGGAACCGCAGCGTGTAGTGGATGATGCCTGGAGCTACTGGAAAGCTTGGAAATTAAAAGTGCACAAGAGGAGAAAACGATCACAAAACATTGGGGACAGGAAAGGGAAGGAAGATGAAGACCGATTGTCAATATTGATCGAGTCATTTTAGCATCAAGTTCAAGTTTGTTAGACGAGACGCGAATAGAGCAGCCCACGGTATGGCTCACATTCCTCCTCTCGATTACTCGACGAGAGTTTAGGTAGGGGCGGTACCAGAAGCCATATCTACTATTGCTACGGTGAAGAAAATTCAGAAAAATGAATAAATAATACAATTAGTTTTTTACATTTACAATTTCACAAGCGATCCGGTTAGCTTAAGATAATAATGTTGTGCTCTAATTATAATATTATGCAGACGATCTTATACAAAACTTAATCTTTGAAGGATTAAGGAAGTGATCTATTTATAACTGATAATTGGCCAGAGTCTCCATTCAACAAGAAAACCTCTAGTGGAATGTACGACGAAGATGACGCCACAAATGAGCTGAATCTGTAAGTTGGCTGAAGGATCTTGCTTCCATCAAATAATTGAAACCAATACAATTTTCAATTTATTTTTGTCTCTATTTCATTCACGTTCATAAGTCCCAAATTTAGGATGAGACACAACAATACTGACATCGATCTTGAGTATTATAACACTGATTTGAACCTGGCCATTGCATGCAACACCAAGTATCAAATCCATATCTACTTCTACGTAAACTGCAATTATTTAAATTTATCAATTTCCTGCCTCCTGACTTATGATTTGTATTTTCTACCACATCTTTATGCCCGCATGATGGATCAAGTGCGCCTGCAAGTAACACCACCGGAGAAAATTGTGAATGTCATTTTAAGTTAACGgttttaaataagaatttgtatgTGTAAGCCAAAAGACGAACTTGGAtgtaaggaaaaaaaaaatatagaaaacTCACCATTTACGATGGTTATGGGGGAGAGAACAAGGAATACGCACAAAATGATGCCTACAAATCTACTAATGGCCATGGCTAAGCTCTTGGGAGTTTAAGAGTGGAGAAAATGGTGAGGTGTATATATGGAGTGTGGGGTTTGATGAAGGTAGAGATGGAGAGACAGGGGGAGAAGTGAGAAAGTGCGTTAATAATGAAGGTTTCAACTCTAACTTACTCGGTCGTATATGTATCGATTGCACTAGCACCGCACAACCACCTCCAATTCTGTGCGACAACCGTCACACTACCATGGCATCATCTACTTACTCGGTCGTATATGtatgtgagagagagagagaaggggggAGATGTATGGCGGAAGTAGAGCACATGAGATTTGTTTTATTCTATGTGTCAATTTTGGTAGATGGGTAGATGGGTAGATGGGAGTCATGGGACAAGGTTTTGGTGGTCCGATTTAGACAGATGATAACACTTAACTAAAATGGATAAATCACATCAATGGTAACATACCATATTTgacatgaaaaaaaaaactaaattagCCTTATATTTACTATCTATTTACAACTTTATCATCCACTCATCCACTCACCAACTACTTATTTAATCCACCTAAATTCATGTAGCCCGGTCCCAATCAAACTTTCCTACTCTACCTCTCACTTTTCAACCTTTCCTTAAATAATCACTTTTTCCCTATATTACCATTtatctggatcggagggagtattttaTATTGCCATAATTGAAATTGTGTAATTTAAGATTCAATTAATGTTGCCAATAAAAATTTGATAATAAAATATCAAAATATGCATATGGAGCATTTCATTTGAATATGCATATGGGTGTGTTATGGGCGTGTATTCAAATCAATACTTGAGCAAACTGGTGGGTCATTCAATGATTTCAAAGCTCTCGTCTATAAGCTCACTAATTTAGGGCCCGTGCAAAGTTACATGGGTATATGTAAAAGAATTTTCGAAGAAATAAATCCATAATTGAAACTTTGTGTTTAGCATCGAATTTAGTCATTTACATTATCAATTTAGATACTAATTTCGTTTGTTATTTTATAATTAATCATTATTTGCCTCAATCATTTATTCACCTTTCATTAACATATTCTtcacataaaaaataaaaaaaatagtacGGAGTATACATTTAATAATTCTCAGTTAAGAATTCTGAATCTGTTAGACCATCTTAAAAAAAATGTGTGAAATGAAATGAAGCAAACAACACAATTATTTGTGATAACATCTTGCCCTGcatgaaaaataaaaattgctaattcaAAGTTATGATTATAATCTACATCTTTTTTTTGAAAGGAACATTTCTTTTTAATGCTCAACAAGGTTTCACTTGGTGTCAAGATGGTGAGGCCTAAAACAATACTTTGCATTATCATCATATCATATCCTATGATATCATATCatcatcatatcatatcatatcatatcatcatatcatatcatatcatatcatatattaAAGCTGAAACCATCTGCCACATGTCATGAACAGATGGCTTCAGCCACGTGTCAATTGCAGAATATCAAGTAATAATTAGTTGCtattcatttaaaatttaatTTAGGCAAT from Silene latifolia isolate original U9 population chromosome 3, ASM4854445v1, whole genome shotgun sequence harbors:
- the LOC141645870 gene encoding protein LIGHT-DEPENDENT SHORT HYPOCOTYLS 10-like, which encodes MSKNGINGDTGEGRTHQIRQSTGPISRYESQKRRDWNTFSQYLKNLRPPVSVMSHCTDSNILDFLRYLDQFGKTKVHHLGCVFFGQPDPPAPCTCPVKQAWGSLDALIGRLRAAYEENGGPPETNPFASGTIRVYLREVRDSQAKARGVPYKKKKKRRTTPMKGATTPVVTTVTDNYNNNDNYYNYNNDNNATSSSRSP